A window of Geotrypetes seraphini chromosome 16, aGeoSer1.1, whole genome shotgun sequence genomic DNA:
ATGGGGATTTCTTATCAAATCAACGaccctttcccctttcctcctCCAAGCTCAGaccaccctcttttactaactggGGGTAGAGTGCATGCACACTATGGATTAAATTCTCTATATAGTGCAGGAAAGAATGAGTGCCAAATGCTGTTCTATGAACTGTATATAGAAGTGTATTTGGTGCCAGGGTGCTCCACACTCAGTTTTGGGCGGGAGGATCGACACCACCTGAAACCTGCTGTAAATTAGGCATAGATTTGCCTCATTCTGTAACATTGCACACTAGTTCCAGGAACATGTCTGATTTGCACGTACAATTCACGTGCATGTCCTTATAGAACAGCAGCTAAAAGATGTGCGTGTAAATGCTGATAATTGCTAGTGTCTGATAATCAGTACCAGTTGGCTTGCTATGGAACTAAATTGTGTGCATACCGCAATATTCGTCCATAATTTTtaataccatatatagaattagggggtagattagggttaccagactttctGTGGTAGAGACCTAAATACATGGcctcaccccattctgcccccagaccTGCCTTGTTCCGCCTCTAGTCTCACGCCGTTACGCCCCCACTAAAGCCACGTCTTTTCCCACCTCTGGGCCGTGTCTTGAAGACGTGTGACGTCATCCATgcgtgctcagaggccctccacacacggcaaactaccaggttttggaaagtctgtccgggcacccagtcctctaaaaagaggacatgcccgggTTTTCCCTAAGGTTGATGTTTATGCCAATTAAAGACATACCTACGTGAAATGCTTTGAAGAGCACTACCCTATCACAATAAAATAATTACCCCTCCCTGGGCACAGTGAAGGAGCTTGCTCAGCACCCATAGAGCTGGCTCCAGTCTCTCAACCTTAGTCCTGCCACCGCCATCTCTCTGCCCTAAGCCCTACCTTCTGTTCCAGTGCTGACCTCTGGTGCCCTCTGCTGCTGGTCTGCTGTCATTGCTTCTCTCAGCCCCTGTTCTGACTTAAAAAATGTTCAGTAAAGCAAAGACTACTACCATACTTATCATTTCTCTAGTACTGTTAGACGTTACTGTTAGTACTATTAAACCTGTAAGAAGCAGTCCCTGCTCACtagagcttacaatcaaattaaaacagataagcaagacaaataggggttagggaatttcttgcAGAGGGAATGATACTTTCCAACACGATGCCCAGCATGAGGGTTAAGCAGGTGCCTATTTGTCTTTCTAGTGTACACGGCAGGGATCGGACCTTAAAAGCAGGTGCAGTTATTTAACAGGTGTAAAGTGTACAGGAACACATATAAATTAAGGAATTTTTAAATCGACGCTACACCTGTGAATTCTGCCGGCACCCCCCAGCTGTGCCTGCTGGCAAAGCCCATGTGTTTGTGGTAAAAGTATTTAATGCAAGGCCACTTGACTTTAAAATAATCCAAATCCAGTATTGAGGAGCGGAAAGCTTCTTGGCGTTAACAAAATTATTGTTTAACTGCAGTGGGACATTTAAAAAAGAGCGTCACAGCCTGGTTTCAAACAACAACTGGATTTTTGTAAGACAGCACATACCtgtctcatttagaatactgggtacaattctggaggctgaccttcaaaaagatataaaaaggatggagtctgtcgagaggaaggctactaaaatgggggtatatggggacagacttaaacatagaaacatgatggcccatccagtctgcctatcccaggcccttttgaattcagacacagtctctgtctccaccacctcttccgtgagactgttccatgcatctaccaccctttttgtaaaaaaagtattgcctcagattattccggagcctatcacctctcaacttcattgcagtttcctttcaaatgaaagagactcgactcaagagacatttaaatacctacgtgatgtaaatgcgcatgagtcgagtctctttcatttgaaaggaagctctggaatgagaaggcataggatgaagtgaagaggtgataggctcaggagtaatctaagggaatacttttttatagaaagggtggtagatgcagactgtgtctgaattctgggataggcatgtgggatctcttagagagaggaagagataatggttactgcagatgggccatttggcctttatctgtcattatgtttctctgtttcaccTTGAGCTACTCCTGGAAAAGTGTGACCTAAATCTACTGTAGCACTATAGAGCAGCACTAGGTATGTCCCCTCCAACCTTAGGCATAGCTTTAACACTGTAGAACTCAAAAACTTGGCATACtaagaggaaaagagaaagatgCACATATTTACAGCTGAAGATCGGATTTAATAAACAAACCATGGCATAAAAATAGAGAGACGTCAAGTAGTTAAAATCCAGAGCTGatcatatattttaaaaaagttgtTTCTGATTTTTAATTGTGTCAGCACCATTAGCCGAGGTACAAAGCCAACCCTCCCTAAATGTTCACAACTTGTTTCATTTCAGTCTGCTTAAAACGCAGTGATGAACCTAAAGAAAAGCAAACGGTGAGATCGCTATACTGTCCACCATCAAGAattgtgtctttcttcttcccctccacTCCCTTCCTATGCACAATGTTTCCAAAGCCTAGGGGTAAACACATGCTCTAAACAATATTTTGTTGCAATTGCTGTAAGGTACAGGCAAACAGCAAGCTCTCGACACAGAGAAGGGTCTCCCACCAAACACTAGCATGGTGTAATATCATTGTAACTTTCTTCTGTTTCTAGATGTGGAGGCAAGTCCCAAAGAGTTGGAAtttggaaagaaaacaaataaaatatctCAATATTACACAGTATTCGCTTTCCTACTGTTGCTGACCTAGCTGAAAGCTGGCTGACATTAGACCACCCGTCAAACTCCAGGATCACTGCCCCCGCCCCCTTCTAAAGCAGCCACATGGCTGTACCATGGAAAATTCAAAGGCCGTGGAGGAAAAGAAATGGTATCCTGCTGCTCCTTCCTCTAGCAGAAAACCAAACTTCATATCTTATCTGACAATACAGAGCTGATGCAGTGATTGTGGCATAAAACTCCTCTGTTCTTGCTCGCTTGGTTTTAGCCAGTAAACAGGTGATGTCTGATGTGGGCTGGGAATGGGGCAGAAGGATAAATGGTGCATTGATCATTCATTTGATGCTtgaaatcttttttaaaattctcaTTGGGGTAGGGAACACAGAAAGCATTGCATTTTGGAGAAAAACGTGCCTCTGTGCATTTTCAAGATTTACACGTGCTTGATATTTCTTGAGGTCACTGAGGTTAGGTTGTGCAGCAAGAGAGGAAGACACCCAAAGACCGCCTTGGTACTCAATACACATCTCATTCTCCAGTGAACTTTTCAAATGAATTTAAGACTCATGTTAAGACTGATGGCCCTCCAGCTCCAAAATCAACGTTTGCCTCTTGCTGATTCCACATGGCCAACAGTGACTGAGTGGGCTCCAGAGGGGTTGCAAATATTCAAAGAGCACATCAAACAGTCGGAGTTTCTCAGTTTCCAGCCATAAGGATGAAGAGGTCATTTCTCCACCCAACTGGACTTCAAAGGAGACCTTGGATGGGGATTCTCTCCCAGCTGCAATGCAGTGACACAGTGCCCTGAGACCTAATCACCACCATCTTTTGTGCCATCTGCAGCTCCCCTTCAGTCCGCGTGCCTTGTCTGCTCCTTCTTCCATGATGCACGACTGATCACCCGGTAGAAGCCTCGCAAAATTTTGTACATCCACAAGAGGTTCAAGATGTCCAGTACCCCACAGGAGATGACCCAGGCCACTTGGGGACCGCGGCCCAGCTTCTCGAAGGCTTCAGTCCCAAAGGTTGCATAAACTTCACCATAGTAGTGCGGGATGACTGCAATGCGCACCAGGAAGAAGACAGCCACCATGAAGAAACCGTTTAGGAGCACTGGCCAGGAGAAGCGCGGCTGTCCCACTGCATCAAAGAACCACCTGCAAGACAAGAGTGAGATCACTGAGCTCCCAGAGGCTGCATTTTATCTACCATTTCTTCTCCACGTCTCCTTATTAAGACATATCTTTTACGATACCACCCGGAAGCAAATATTTTCAGTTACCGCCCCTACGCTTTGGAACACACTTCCACTATACTTACGGGAAGAGACTAAccttgaaaaattgaagggaaaCTTAAAAACCTTCCTGTTTAAGGATGCTTACGACCTCTGACTTTCTTATTCCCACCCATACCATCAAAGGAAGAGCATAGCCACCCCTCCCTAATGTTCTATCCATTGCCGTTCTCTCCTCTCATTTGTTCCTGTATGTAATGTTCATGTTATGTGTCTTCGTTTCATTCccccaaattttatttttaaaatttttatattgtaatcTTGTATAGCGCTTAGACAGCGCCTATAAGCGGTTTATCAAATTTTACTAAACTTGGAATCTTGGACAAGCCTGCAGTACATTCAGATTACCTCTGCAGTATCCTGAAGCACAACTACGGAACTCAATGTGCATAAAAAGTTCTACCCCAGCCCCACAGCCCACCCGCCTCTTCCAGACAACAGGACTTACTCTTGCAAAGCCCTACCTCTGATTGACGAATGGGGTCGACAGCTCCGAGATGAGGCGGAAATTGGCAAAATAGGGAAGCACACCCCGGTTCTGCAGGGTGAGGAAAAgggggaaagagggaaaaaaaatctgtcttaTTCAGAGGAAATCCATAGCAGAGCCATTGCGCACACTTGGAGACCCTCTTCCACGAGGACTGAGGAGCAGAGCACAGTGTACTTACTAGGACATAGCCATAGGCATAGAGCACCGCCAAGTGGTGACAAATAAAAAATGCATCCCCCATCAGCTTCCAGTATCGCGCAAGCAGCAGCATGTCTGAAGGGAAGAGGAaaacacacataaaacaacttggAAGAAATTGCAGTGCTGTAAGAAGCCAGCTGTATACAACAAGCAAAGTGGAAGCTACAGCTCGGTCAGACAATCAATCGTGTGCAGGGTCTGGCTCAGAAGATGgtgtgcctccccccccccctgggccTCAACCCTACTTGAAACTGAAGGAGATACAGACCTCCAGTGGGCTgtgggtcctccttccaaacatCTGCTCTAGGCTCCAGTATATTTAAAACTGATCCTGCTATGCTGCTCAGAAGGGAGTGTCCTCTAATGTCATGCTGGAACACTGGATAAAAGGAGAGAGTGTCCCCTAACATTGCATgcggccgcaccttgaatactgtgtgcagttctgggtgccgcatcttaaaaaagatacagctgaattagaaaaggtacggaaatgataaaagggatgagacaacatccctataaggaaaggctaaagtggctaggctcttttcagcctggagaagagacagttcaggggagatatgatagaggtccataaaatacagagtggagtggaacagatagatgtgaatcatttgtttactctttccaaaaatactagaaccagtagtagatttaaaacaaactgtagaaaatattccttcatgcaatgtgtaattaaactatagtatttgttgccagagaatgttgtaCAAACAATTAGCTTAAGGTTTGGGATaacttcctggaagaaaagtccatatgccattaagatggacttggaaaaatccactgcttattcctaagataagcaacatttaatctgttttactctttggaatcttTCCACATtcttgtgacctgtattggccactgggcttgatggacctttggtctgtcccaatatggcaactcttatgtccttataaactaaactaaactaaatcttgggtttatataccgcatcatctccgcagatggagctcgacacggtttacatggttagggaaggaacggaactccaatggaattatataagtaagagagaagagaggttaggtgtgagagtgccacgaaggggacggggttacgttttggagaagagccaggtcttcagatgcttacggaatggtagaaaggggctcaaattgcggagaggggaagggagactattccagagctgagcgattctgaaagggagggaagacccaagtttaccaacaagggagatgccttttaaggaggggtaggatagttttaatttttgcatgGATCTAGTGGagattggatttgaggaattccaggatagagggataagaagaggaaggataccgtggaggatcttgaaggttaggcaggcacatttaaagtggaccctggaaataacaggaagccagtggagcttggacaggagcggtgagacatggtcaaatttactttttgagaagataagtttggccgcggtgttctggattagttggagtctgtgaaggcttttctttgttaagcttaggtaaatggaattgcaataatccaatctggagaggatgatggattgtacgaggacggcaaagtgtttttggtggaagcaggacctcactttcctcagcatgtgaaggctgcaaaagcatttttttatcagggagttgaggtggtcgttgaaggataatgaggaatctatggtgatgcccagaactttgctagagaactccaactgtagagaggagcctgtgggcagtgggatggaagtgggtaattgatcaagtttagggccgagccatagtagtttggttttggactcgttcaatttcatttgtacagtgtgagcccaggattgaaggttggttatgcaagaagaaatgttagctgcgagattggtgaggttcgcgtcggtctcgaggaggaccaggatatcgtcggcgtaagtgtagagtgtttctaggggggataggtggaggagattcagggaggacatataaatgttgaagaggatgggagataggggggagccttgtgggactccacatgtcggtttccatggggaggaagaggaaccatgtttggtgacggtgtaagagcgagaacgtaagaagttcgagaaccagtcaaggactgtagagctaatgcctatctcggagagtaggaagattagaatgtcatggtggacaacgtcaaaggctgcagagaggtcgaattgaaggagaacggcaaattttttgtgagaatgaaattgttggatcttcgagattagggaggccaggagggtttcggtactgaagttgggtctgaagccgtgttgatAGAGTAGGAGGACAGataatctttccaggtaggctgagagttgggaggagacgatggactcaagcaatttggttaggagcggaatatttgctattgggcgataattggatggagtggaggggtctaggtcagctttcttcagtaggggggtcagtgcaatgcgtcccatttcaggggagaagaggcccgataatagggcagaatttatgagtatggtgagagaagagatggcctgtgcggatattttctcaaatagataggatggaaacggatccaaggtgcagttacaggatttcagtttcaggcagagtttgaggacctgcgattcggatacttgctcaaaggcagtccaggatctattgacTGGGACAGGGGTGGGGACCTTTGTAGTAGGATCGGGGGAGGCGGGCACCAGAGGATTGTAGGAGACTGCGGGAGGAAAGGAGCTTCTCAAGGCGGTGACCTTtccattgaagaagtttgctagtaggtcgactgatggagaggagggaagtatagaagggttggtgttgggagttaaggagcgccagatattgaacagcatactattctggttttttgatctggagatcttgtcaccatagaagtttttCCTAGCTCTTTTGAGTGTATTGTTGTAAAGTTTAATGTTGTctctccagatttgtttatctgtgggggatttagattttttccagatgcgttccagggatcgacatttttgttttagcacCCTGTGttgtgggaggtaccagggggccttacgggagtaggagatggttttggtggaagGCGGGGCgagagagtggtaggtggattctgagagagtgatccaattgtgccagttggttacagaatctgatggcttaggcttggatgagagattgtcaagaaatttggaccagaactgatcacttgaaattttcttgcggaaagtaatggacttagaggACTGGGGAGAGGttccaaggtgagacatgaagatggggagacagaaggttcctaggaagtggtcggaccagggaacgtGGTCCCAACGGATGTCATCGGTTGAAGCTTTGTAAGCCGTGAGATTGAGgaagctgatgaggtctagtgtgtggcctttttcatgggttggagaggaggcAGGGGGGGAGAAGCCAAGAGAGATGAGGAAATTATTGAATTCGGATGCATCTTTGCTGgtggtgtcatcaaggtggagattgatatctccgatgatcagtagtctttggaacttAAGGAATGCGTTAGATATGGTCTCATAAACAAGTTcagaggaattgctccagggggACATGCTAGGACACTGGGTCAGAGAAGAGCGTTTCCCTTAACTCCATGCTGGGATTCTACAGTACATAATAAGTGGTCTTTCAGTGACTAAGCTGGGGGGCCACATGGCCCACTCCAATTCTGCAGGCTTGTCCCTTGGAAAAGACTCTGGGCTGTGTTACTTAATAATGGCCAGCAGGTGGCAGTGCGGTACTGCTGCAGTATTTACCATACAGGAGGTAGCCACAGGTTATAGCCACATTCATCTTCACCAGGCGAGGGTCTCCCCTGAAAGGCAAGACAAACAGGCATCAAGTGTGTTCACCAGTATGGCAGCTCAGGTGAAAACAGGTCCCTCTGCCACATTACCCAAATTCAGGGCAGAGACTTTAGGCCAGTCATGGATATCTAATTGCATTGTTTTCAATGGGTAGAACCAGGGACTTATGGGATGTAATTTCAAAACCAGGCCTGACCAAAAGTTCTCTCTCCCTGCTGGAACTGGGCTGTTGTAATGTTTGTACTTCTCTGTGTCTTGTCTTTAATCAGACTCTGTCCCAGGTTCTGACCCTCTCCTTAAACCTATTTCCTCATAAGCTAGAGTCGTAATGCTCTAAGGGACATTTTTATGAAATGATCTGGAGTGTCTGCAGAATGtaggggctgaaaataccagaggagaCTCCAGCACAATGCAGAGCGCAAtggctgaaaataccagaggagagtagactccagcaaaatgcagagagcacaggggctgaaaataccagtGCAAACTCCAGCAAATGCAAAGACCAAATATACCAGCGGAAAATCCTGTAAACTTCAGAGAATGCAACCTTGTACTGCTAGCCCTATTGACCTTGGACACCGTCTCCTGCTTGCATTCCCAGCAACTATACATGAAAGCTTCAGAGAAAGCATGGAGTGGCCAGATCCTTCCAGTCTCCCTCTGAGAGCAAGTCACGAGACAGGAAACAAGGGGCACATTATGTATGCATACAAAAGATCCCTTCATTCCTCCTGTCTTGTGGCTGGAAAGAGGCTGTCCCCTTTGGCACCTTTTCAGCACTgttccctcctcctccttattCTGTCACTGTGCTCCCATGAATTCTCTGCTGGGAGGAGGCTCTTCAGTGCTTCTCTCTTCTGCTCTTTATTCCTCTCCCTTGTGAGAGATGTCAGCTTGTGGGTGACTGGCTTCCTATGTCCATGACATGTTAGCCAAAGATTCTGGGTACCAGATCTCTCACATTAAAGAGACCTCGGTGTCTGCTCTAAGCAAATGCTGGTGGTGTCAGAGACTATCTGGTTTTCGCCAGATCAGACACTGCCTCTGCAGCTATGGATACAGGGCTTCTGAATCACCACCTGATTTCAGGTTGGGGGAGTGGATCTTACCAGACAGGGTCGGCATTCACTTCCTCATCAAAGGCTAAGATGTACAGACAGAAGGAGCCGACGATGAGCGCATGAGCAGTGGAGACGCACCTAGGAAAAAGAAGAGAAACTCCTTAGTCACCTTCCTTCCAAACATGAGCCTGTTTATCACATACAGGGGAAAGTGCCTGGACCATGTGGCTTCTCCTTTATCCACAAGAGGAGCACAGGAGAGCTCAGGCTGTCAGCTCACTTCTACAATGTGATCTTagtgattgggacttgtataccacctttttgtagttttacaaccacactcaaagtggtttatgtaCAGGTACTTccaacattttccctgtctgtcccagtaggctcacaatctggggGCAGTgttgggttaagtgacttgctcaggttcacagggagcagtgcagctctaaccactaccccACGCTGTCCTGTCAAATTTTCTTCTGTATTCAtgctttaggtatatcagtgtgATGTTTGCACCGGGCTCTGTTAAGGAAGTATGGTGCCCTCAGCCAAATTTTTGTATTGGCCCGCTTCCCCTACTTTCTTCCCCCAGCCAGTGATCCCTCTCCCTTCTCAACAGATGATAAAAGGACGTCTAAACTGTGGATACTGAACTGCAGGCTGAGGGatcgagggaagggaaggagggagatatgctAGACCTCCTTTATCACAGGCCCAGTGCCCAGTGCCTACCTGTTCCATAGCTTGAGCCAGCCTTGGCTGTATGTATATCAGTGTGATACTTGCTCAGGACTCTGATGAAGATCTATTCAACTGCCAtctgtgctgtattcatgctttTTGCGGGTCTGATGGCAAACAGCACAGTTTAGTTCGATTCACAGGCTTTAGACTTGGAGATGGCAGTTTTCAAAGGTTTTTACAGATTAAATTGATGAACTGAAATGTTtaggaaatcttcgctgctgtctgccgaccttatttgcatgtctcgggtttttagattcagtatcggaacggctgcgttagcagaccgtcgctttttaacatggcttttgagaatcatccTCTCTGTCTGAAACATGTGTGGAGTCTGTTTAGCCTGtgctttgggggagggcaggggggtgTTTAAATAGCATCAGAATATATTGCTCACAGAGTGGACTCTTCCAGACTGTATGTGGGTTGTTGGTTGTGttctttttttaagaaaatctaCCCCCAGAAAAAATAGGGTTCATGGGCAAATTTGAAAGTGAAGGTACACACTTTGGGGGAATGTTTTGTGTGCCAACATTGAGATGCAGCTGCCGTGTTTCCTGAAGCTATGTGTGTACATGATTGGCGTGCCCTGACCTGCCCAGGCCCCTCCCTCACTCTGTTGATTTTCAGTGCTACATTTCCAGAATAGCAACTAAGTCCAGGGTCACACGTAACAGCAAATCAGTGCCAATCATTGACTGTTACTGCCAATTTCTGCCTAATTTAccaattaacccccctccccttttacttagCTGtgatagaagtttctaccacgTCCCAGAACGTTAAATGCttcgatgcttataggaattttaTAAGCTTCAGGGCATTTAGCGTTCTGGGCCGTGGTAGAAGCCTCttaacatggcttagtaaaaaaggggagaggggttaAATTATGCACTTAACCCCTATATTCTGCAATCCCACTTCCATGCAATTCTACGTATTAAGCTTAAAATGTAACTGGAGGGATTCTGTCTCTTTATAACTTGGAGCAAGCCAAAAACTGTCGCTGGGAAACTTCAGGGGTTCACATTTCAACAGCAGAATGACTGAATGGACTGGGGTTTGCAAGTGCAATTGCTCGATTTTCCTCGATGCCATCCCTGATGTGCGCACAGTTTCTGCCTTGCTGCCCCCTTCCTCCATTTCCCTCACATAGTTTTGCAGATTCCCCAGACCTGCCAATATTATCAAGTCCCTAATTCATCTGGCATCGCCACGCCACAGCTGATATAGCAATGAACACCCCAGACAGCCTGCTTTCCCCAACCAAGCTTCACTGTTCCACATCAGAGGCAAACCAACAAGCAGCAATAACTGTGATTCCCTCTCACCACTACTGGAGGCTCATTTCTGCCCAGCATGTCCAGAGGCCCTGCATCCAGTTAGCTCTTTCCTCCCTGGCTGGGAGCAGGCTAACAGCGGGAGCTCTCTAAACAAGAAAAGAACAGGGGTGGGGTCTCTGAACCCCTTGATGCTGTGCTCTGAAATTCCATCGGGATGGGGGGAACACAGCTTCCTTTCTGCTGTATGGCCATCATCACTGGGCAGATGTAGCAGTGATGGTAAGAGTGtgggtgggagatgctggacaggggaagagaagaTGCAAGAATAAAGGGTtgcctagggcagtgtttctcaactcggtcctggagtacccccttgctagtcagattttcaggatatccacaatgaatatgct
This region includes:
- the LOC117350663 gene encoding TLC domain-containing protein 4-like, whose protein sequence is MTTQEMDDSTRISYSVVAGSFMVFQFLFSAVSPHLSSSFSQRYRELPAGKKCEWDSRCVSTAHALIVGSFCLYILAFDEEVNADPVWGDPRLVKMNVAITCGYLLYDMLLLARYWKLMGDAFFICHHLAVLYAYGYVLNRGVLPYFANFRLISELSTPFVNQRWFFDAVGQPRFSWPVLLNGFFMVAVFFLVRIAVIPHYYGEVYATFGTEAFEKLGRGPQVAWVISCGVLDILNLLWMYKILRGFYRVISRASWKKEQTRHAD